Genomic segment of Saprospira sp. CCB-QB6:
CAATTTCCTAAAAGCAGGCTTTTATTTATCCCTTCTCGGCATTTTGGTCGCCGCTTGTAGCAGTTTATTGGGCTGGAGCTTGGGGTTGCTCCCCTTCCTTTCTGCAAGAATTCGCCTACCTCTAGATTTGGCCATCATGCGATTTATAGAGTTGATTAACTCTATCCCTGTTTTATTACTCATTCTCGCCATCTTACCCCTAATCAAAGATAGTTCAATTTATACAGTAATGGTCCTTATAGGTCTGTTGTCTTGGACCGGTATCGCCAAATTTATTCGGGCCGAAATGCTGCGTATCCGAACACTCCCCTATGTAGAAGCCGCCCGCGCCTTAGGCTATCGAGAACTAAGTATTATTTGGCGACAAGCCTTACCCAATGCCCTTCCTCCCGTCCTAATCGCCCTAGCCTTTGGCATGGCCTCCGCCGTACTCACCGAATCTTTCCTCTCTTTTATCAATGTAGGCCTCCCCCCCGAACAAGTAAGCTGGGGCTCTTTGCTACGCACCGCCAGAGATGCCGGAATTTCTGCCTGGTGGCTGGCCCTCTTTCCCGGATTAGCCATCTTTTTCACCCTCAGTATCTTCAATTTATTAGGCGAAGGAATTAACAAAACGCTAGATCCTAAAGAGGTTTAATGTTTTTTGGGGCTTGCCCGCCCAAAGGGCGGGCCGGGCTGTGTCGCAGCTCGCTGCTCGCTCGGCCCTGCGGCGCTTGCAGCGCCTTGGTCTGGCCTAACGGCCACTGCTGCCCATCCCTAGGCCTGCGGCGGCTTCGCCGCCTGCTAGCTGTGGCTGCAGGTTGAAACCAGCAGCCAATTTAGGAACAGCACAGTCCCCTCCTGACCAACAACTGGCCTGCAGCTTAAAAGCCGCAGGACCTGAAAACCTAATACCTCCTTCCCCCAAACAAAGCAGGGGCTTTCAAGCCGCTGCGACAAGAAAGACCAAGGCCCAACAAGAATGGCTGCGGCCTTTAGGCTGCAGACAAGCGGCCTAGCGATGTGCAGGGGTGGCCAAAGGCCAGACCAAGCGGGCGCAGCCCGCACAGGGCCGAGCGAACAGCGAGCCCCGAAACGTAGCGCCCGCCCAAGGCGGGAGGCCTATAACTATAAACTACTCTAAATCAACAAGTGGAATATCAAGGACTTCATCAAAAGTTACTACCGATTTATTTGTGTTTTTTCCTTTTTCGGGCTGCGGTAAAGTTTGTCAGAAAAAGCTAAAGGACCAATAAAGTATAACTGTGAGGTTCCACAAGCCCAAAATAGGGGTCATCTAAGGTATATATTGGGTCCAACAACCCCAAAATAGTCCTTCTCTACCACATTTTTTAGCTTAAAAAGCAGAAGAGGCCGCTTGCTTACCTCAAGCTATAGGTCTAGTCACCAAAATTAAGGCTCTTCTACTGCCTTATAGTCGTCTGAAGCTGCATCATATAGGTCCAAAACTGCTTGCTTGGGGTAGAGCAACCCAAATTAGGGCTAAAGCTAGTCCTTAGCTGCGGTTCTTTTATCTATAATAGACCTTATGATACTGCTTAGGAGCCATTACTTTATCTATGCTTGAGGTTCATTATAGAAAAGCTGAGGTTCTATAACTCCTATAGTCTAGTCCACCAACTGCAAGTCTAGACTCTGATTACCTTAGTTTACAGTTTGCTAAGGGCTAGCTTGCAGTAAAAAAGCACAATCATGGACTTCCACAACCTATACCCTGAAGTTCAGCACGTCTCTTATGCAGTAAAAGAACCTAGAACGAGCCGTTAGTGAGTGCATTCAACGACTTTTACAACATATATCATAGATTTCAGGACGACTAGATAGGAGTTTTGCTAAACATTGGCCCATAACTAAAGGTTGAAACCCTCTAAATTTAAGCGCCGAAGAAAACAGCCAAAAGGAAAAAGACCGTTGTGCGGCCCAGCGCTGCGCAGCCGTGGCCGCAGGCCAGACCAAGTTTTTTGAGCGCTAGCGAAAAAAACGCAGGGCCGAGCGAGCAGCGAGCGGCGCAGCATAGCGGCGGCCGCTTTGGCGAAGCCTAGCCGGCCGCGGGCCCCAAAAAAAACAGATCTAACTACTTTTTATTAAATCTTGGCTACAGTTTGGAAAAACAGGATGGGATAAAGTGTATTGGGTCGACCATCCTGAGGATAATAATCTAGCTGATGTAGATAGCCCAGTTGAAAGGCGAATTTTTCTAAATCGTAAGTGGCTCCTGCATACAGACGGTTGCGCATAAAGTGCCATTGTTCGTGACGATTATTGGCCTTAATATAAATCTCTTCATAGGCGGCAAAACCGAGGGGAGAATTGGGCAGGCGGTAGGCGAGTTTGAGCAAATAGCGAAAGCGGGGGGTGTAATTCCAGTCGTTTTGCTGCCATTCGGTCCCTTCTAGGGCCCATTTTTCCTTGATTTGGTGCTCGTAGCGATAGCGGTGGACCAATTTAAAGCCCTTGCCTAGGGGCTGTTTAATTTTCAGCTGAGCCCAAGGGCGGTATTCGCGGACGGGTCGCGGCATACTACCGCCAGGATAAGTTTGGCGAAAGGTAAACACCCCAGAAAGTTGAATATTTTTGCTTAGGGGGTAATGATAAAAGCCTGCTAGCATGAGGGCATCCCAGTTTTCCAGCCAGTTTTCTCGGCGAATTTGCAGCTCTGCGGTCCATTTGCCTTTACCCGCTTTGCCACCAACTTGAAAATTGAACCAATTGTTAATTGGGCGAACAGAAGTCGTGTCACTTTGCGCCCAACTAGATTGGCCTGAAAAAAGGAGAGCCAAAATAAAAAGTAAGTGAGTGGCGCCTAAAGTTTTCATAGTACATAGAATTTTGTGAGGCCCCTTTTACCAAATAAAGTTTTAGTTCTCGCCTAGATTGTTCTCATAAGCAAATAAAAGTGAGGACAAGCTAGGATTATTGGATCAAAAACGATTTTGTTGAGGGGAAACAATAAAAAAAGCTATCCTGACAAATCTAGGATAGCTTTTTTATATTGTTTGTAGGTCCTGTCACAAAGGATCTATTAGACTAGAACAGTTGCACTAACTGAGCACTTTTTTTTTTCGATAGCTTTATAGGCCAAATCGAGGGCCAAATCTAATTGTTCATTCATGCTCAGCTCGCTATTATCAATAGTAATTGCATCATCGGCTTTGCGTAGGGGGCTATCTTCTCGGCTAGAGTCGATTTCATCTCTTTCCATGAGGTTTTCTCGAACTTCTTCTAGGGAAGCGCTGAGTCCCTTAGCTTGTAATTCGGCTAGGCGGCGTTGGCTGCGGACCTCATAGCTAGCGGTCATAAACAGCTTGAGTTCGGCTTCGGGAAAGACAACAGTGCCAATATCGCGGCCATCCATTACTAATCCTTTAAAGCGGCCCATAGCCTGTTGTTGTTTGACCAAAAAGCGGCGAACAGCGGAGATGGCGGCTACTGGGCTTACCCATTTAGAGACGTGCATTTTACGGATTTCCTCTTCTACATCTTCGCCATTGAGGAAGCAATGGTTAGCTCCTGCTCTATGGCGGAAATCAATCCGAATATTATCCAGAGCTTGAGCAATTGCTTGCTCATCGTCTAAGGAAACTTCTTGATTGAGGAAATAGAGGGTTACGGCACGATACATTGCCCCAGTATCTACATAGATGTAATTTAATTTTTTGGCCAAGGATTTAGCAAGGGTGCTTTTTCCACAAGCGGCAAAACCATCTAGAGCAATAATAATTTTTTGGCTAGGCATAAGGCTGCGATTCTCTGACTATTTGAAAATGAAACTAAGAATTCGCTCACAAAGATAAGGAAATAAAAAGGGGGCCGAAAATTTAATTTTCGCTTTGCGCCAAAAAAGAAAAAACACTCACAGTAAAACAAGCGCTTAACTCCCTATAAAACAAGCCTTAACCTAAAAGCAGATTAAATCATCCGCATTCTGATTTGCACCATTAAGGCCGCCAAAAAAGTAAGGGCAGCAATGCCATAAAAACAAGCCATTAAGCCAAAGAAATACCAAAGCAGAGCAGAAAAAAGGGCACCAAACAAATAGCCTAGATCTCTCCACAAGCGAAAAATCCCAATGTATTCTGCTCGCTTTTGTGCGGGGCTCAATCGGCTAATCGCCACTAAAAAACTAGGATACACTAAGGCCGTTCCTAAACCCAAGAAAAAGCTAGAAAGCATAAAACTGAGTAGATCGGAACTATAGGCAAAGCCCAAAATGGAAAAGGCCTGCATATACATTCCACGGCGAATGAGTACTTTGGTGGGCACTTTATCGGCTAGTTTGCCTGTAGCCAACTGACCCAAGCCCCAAACGGCTGGATAAAGAGCTGTTACCCAACCAATTTCATCTGGCAATAAATCATGCTCTAATAATAAAATAGGGAGCAAGCCCCAAATCATGCCGTCATTGAGGTTATTGACCCAACCTGCAAAAGTTACAGAACTCAAACTAGCCTCTAAAAAACTGACTTTTTTAAAGGTCGTCCAAGCCGAGGCCGCCTCTTCTTCTCCACTCAAACTGGGTAAATCTGTTTGTTCTAAAAGCGCATAAGGAGCTGTTTCTCGGACAAAAACCGCCGACAGCAAGCCTCCTAAAAGGACAAAAATCAATGCCCCCCAAAATAAAAGATCATTTAATGGCCCCAAATAGGCCGCCGTGGCATAAGCAGAAAAGGCCAAAGCCAAATAACCTGCCGACTCATTGATGCCCATCGCTAAACCTCGATCCTTAGCCCCAGCCAGATCAATTTTCATGACTACTGTACTGCTCCAAGCAAAGCCCTGATTTAGCCCCAAAAGCAAATTGGCCAAAATAATTAACTCCCAACTTGGCGAAAAAGCAAAGAGAAAGGGAATCGGCAGCGCCAAAGCCCACCCCAATAACAACACCCGCTTACGCTCCCACAACTGCATCAATAAACCCGCAAAATAATTGGCCGTTGCCTTAGCCAAACCAAAAGCCATAATAAAGTAAAACAAAGCCTCTTCAGCCGCAATCCCAAAACAGGCCTCTATATATGGACCAAAAACAGAACGCTCCAAACCCAATAATGCCCCAACCAAAGCATTGATAAAAACCAATAAAGTAAACTGATAGCTATTTGCTCGCAAACCCAATTCTAAATCTCTCATAAGACAATACATTTTGGCCAAAAATACAGCTATTTCCACAACTCCAAATGTAAACTAGATCACTCGACTTAGTTTTATTTAAATTAAATCTAAATAAATTTTGGATTTTTCATTCGCTGTCCTACATTTGCAGCTGTTCAGCTATCTGTAATAAATCTAAATAAGAATAGTAAGCCATGAAAAAATTCAACCTTCTTTTTTCAGCCCTTTTGGGCGCTAGTAGTCTGTTTGCTCAGACCGTAGAAACTGTTTCTGTAGGCCCTAGCTACCAAGATGCTACTTATTATCGCCTATCTGACGGCCAAACCAAAAGCCTTGCTCACGGCAACTGGCAGTTTGCCTTTTCGGTTTTTGGTCAACAAGATGCCGCCATTTTTGTCAATGAAGGCGCTAGTTTAGGAGGCACCGCTGTAAAACTACACCTAAGTAGCACTACTGATTTTGCGACTACTGTAGACCCTAATACAGATTTGGTCCAAGAACTTTCTAATCCCGAGCAAAATTGGTCGGAAGGGGCTTTTAATACGGCCAGCAATACCTCTGCTTTTGATTATGGTTGGGGAAGTTACCAAATGAGCAACCACCAAATTATTGGCGACAAAGTATTTGTACTAGAGCTTAGCGATGGCAGCTACAAAAAACTCATGATCGACTCTTTGGTTTCAGGCAGCTATTATTTCCGCTATGCTGATCTAGATGGCAGTAACCTGGTCCAAACACAAGTCAATAAAGCCGACCATAGCGGCCAAACCCTAGCCTATTATTCTATCGATTCTGCCTCTACCCTACAAGCAGCCGAACTCAACGGCGGTTGGGACCTCCTTTTCTCGAGATACGGCACCCTAATCGACGATGGCCAAGGCGGACAAATGGCCTATGGCGTTACTGGTGTTTTAGCACATAAAGATCTAGAAGTAGCCGAAGCCGCTGGCGTTAACCCTAGCCAAGTTCAAGTGAGCAGCTACCAAGATAGCTTCGCCACAGAACCACTTACTATTGTTGGTCACGATTGGAAAAGCTATGATTTCTCCTCTGGATGGGTCATTCCTAGCGATCTAGTCTATTTCTTCAGAACTAGTGACCAAAATATCTGGAAAATCCAATTTATCGACTTTGAAGGCTCTTCTACTGGCGTTAGCCGCCTACAAAAAGAGAATCTTGGTCCCCTTTCTATTTTCCAAGCGCCAAATGCCGCAGTAAAAGGAATCAAACTATTTCCTCAACCTGCCCGCCAGCAAAATATTCAGCTTTTGCTAGAGCCTACCCAAAACGCAACTTACGAAATTCAAATCTATAATACACTTGGCCAAACTATTTGGTCTAAGCAATACAACTTGCAGCAAGGTTTGCAGCAGCTAGAATTGCCCACCGCCCAACTTTCTGGCGGGCAATATATTCTCCAAATTCGTCAGGGAGAACAGACTAGCGCCCAACCTTTCCTGTTGCTTGATTAGTCCCCAAGCAGCTATCATTTCAATTGTCAGTGTCAGTGTAGGTCCTGGTTTCGGCCAGGGCCTTTTTTAAAAAATGTTTTTTTGGGGCCTCAGCTGCGCTGCGCTTGCTGCGCTACGTTACGGGGCTCGCTGTTCGCTCGGCCCTTCGCAAAACTTCGCTAGCGCTCGTTTTGCTTGGTCTGGCGCTTTGCGCCACCCTTTCACATCGCTAGGCCATTTGGCCTACGGCCAGGCGCTTCGCGCCTAAATTAGCAGCCTTTATATCAAATAGTATTGCTCTTTACTTATGAAAACGATTCATTATTCTTTCCTATTTTTTGCTCTTTTTCTCTTTTCTGCCTGCCAAAATGAACAGGCAAAACCAACCACAGAGCAAGAAGCTCCAGCAGAAGAAACGCCCAAACGCATTGTTTCTCTAAATGGTAGCCTAACCGAATTGCTCTACCAACTCGATTTGGGTCAACAAGTTGTGGGAGTAGATGTAACCAGCAGTTACCCAGAAGCAGCCCAAACCCTACCCAAATTGGGCCATGTCAATAAACTAAATGTAGAAGCGGTGTTAGGCCTTCAACCCGATTATATTTTGGTTGATTCCAATGCTTTGGCCAGTCCCGCCATTCAGCAATTGGCCCAATCTGCAGAAATAGAGGTTGTGGCGGTTCCCGTTCCTCAACGTCTAGATGGCGCATTAGCTAGCGCAAAAGCCTTAGCCCAAAAACTCTCTATCGCTCAAGAAAAAATCACAGCCCTAGAAGAAAAGATTAAAAAAGACCAAAAAGCCCTAACTGAGTTTTTGGCCCAACAAAAAGCTAGCCCCAAGGTCCTTTTTATTTATGCTCGTGGCAGCAAAGTCATCATGGCCTCTGGACAAAATACCCCCATGGCCAAAATGATTGAATTGGCTGGTGGACAAAATGCTGTAAACGATTTTGAGGACTTTAAGCCCTTGACGCCAGAATCTGTTTTGGCCAGCCAACCTGATATCCTACTTCTATTTAATTCAGGACTCGCCTCTCTAACCCAAGCAGAAAAATCTGCAGAAGAAGCCCTCCTTAGCTTACCCGCTTTAGTAGAAACTCCAGCCGCCAAGCATAAACGCATCATTTCTATGGAAGGCCATTACCTCTCTGGTTTTGGACCAAGAGCCGCAAAAGCTGCCCTAGAACTAGCCCAAAGCTTAGAAACACAAATGGACAAATAGTAGTCATTTTTTGGAGTTTAGTGTGTCCTTGGCCGCCCAATATTGGGCGGCCTTTTTTGTTTGAGGACCAACGAAAAGCGCAAAACTTGAAAAAAACAGATGAGTGGCCCAGCGCTGCGCAGCCGTGGCCCGAAGGGCCAGACCCAAGCCGCTGAAAGCGGCTGCAGGGCCGAGCGAACAGCGAGCGGCGCAGCATAGCGGCGGCCGCTTTGCGGCCGCGGGCCCAAAAAACTAATCACAAAAAAAAATAGATTCCTCTACTTTGACCACTTTTCCAATATGAAATGAATAATTTTCTACCCAAGGTTTTAAATCCGAATAGTATTTTGTCTCTAATAGCCCATTTCTGTCAAAAGATTCTCTTCGTTTTTCAATTTTAACCTGAGGGCCATCATAATTGATGATATACTCATCGGCTTCAGTGAGCCGCCCTGCAAAAAATGAACAAGTCATAAGCCTAGTCAAACGTTCTTGCTTATCATAAGTATAACACTCTAAATTCTTGAGTAAAAAAGCGAATTCCAGCTCTTCTTCCACTACACTAATCAATTGACCTTTTTTATTATACGAAAACCTATACTTCCAATTTATTAAGTTATCCTTATCTTTCTTCAGAATACTATCAATTAGACTTGGTGAAAAAAAGTTAGCCTCCGCAGAGTAAAACTCTAGCTGTTTTTTGTCAATATTATTCTTTAAGCTATGTATAAGCGTCGGCAAACAATCTTCATTTAAGCTAGGTGATTGAGTTGGTAAAGTGCAACTTAAACAACTAAGAATAAACCCCAAAATAAGTAGGTAGCATCTCATAAACGACTCTGAATTTTGATATTAAAGCCTACTTTATTTAGGCCAATCAAATTTAGCTCAAAATATTTATAAGAAAAAATTGCCCTTCTTCGGAACGATTTGCCCCTTCCTTTAGTTTGGGTATATGTAAGGCAATAAATCCCATCATTTTTTTAGCATTTTCAGCTAGAGGACCAAGTAGATTTGGCCCTCAGTACTTCTATTGTTGAGCAAACGGCAGAAGGCTTAAAATCTGGGCGCCTACAACATATATAAAAAGTTCTTTTTTGTTAAACCTTCAAAACCATTATTATGTATAATGTAAATAAGAAGAAAATTAACTACAGTGAAGATGTTTATTATTTTGA
This window contains:
- a CDS encoding DUF2490 domain-containing protein — encoded protein: MKTLGATHLLFILALLFSGQSSWAQSDTTSVRPINNWFNFQVGGKAGKGKWTAELQIRRENWLENWDALMLAGFYHYPLSKNIQLSGVFTFRQTYPGGSMPRPVREYRPWAQLKIKQPLGKGFKLVHRYRYEHQIKEKWALEGTEWQQNDWNYTPRFRYLLKLAYRLPNSPLGFAAYEEIYIKANNRHEQWHFMRNRLYAGATYDLEKFAFQLGYLHQLDYYPQDGRPNTLYPILFFQTVAKI
- the cmk gene encoding (d)CMP kinase produces the protein MPSQKIIIALDGFAACGKSTLAKSLAKKLNYIYVDTGAMYRAVTLYFLNQEVSLDDEQAIAQALDNIRIDFRHRAGANHCFLNGEDVEEEIRKMHVSKWVSPVAAISAVRRFLVKQQQAMGRFKGLVMDGRDIGTVVFPEAELKLFMTASYEVRSQRRLAELQAKGLSASLEEVRENLMERDEIDSSREDSPLRKADDAITIDNSELSMNEQLDLALDLAYKAIEKKKCSVSATVLV
- a CDS encoding MFS transporter, encoding MRDLELGLRANSYQFTLLVFINALVGALLGLERSVFGPYIEACFGIAAEEALFYFIMAFGLAKATANYFAGLLMQLWERKRVLLLGWALALPIPFLFAFSPSWELIILANLLLGLNQGFAWSSTVVMKIDLAGAKDRGLAMGINESAGYLALAFSAYATAAYLGPLNDLLFWGALIFVLLGGLLSAVFVRETAPYALLEQTDLPSLSGEEEAASAWTTFKKVSFLEASLSSVTFAGWVNNLNDGMIWGLLPILLLEHDLLPDEIGWVTALYPAVWGLGQLATGKLADKVPTKVLIRRGMYMQAFSILGFAYSSDLLSFMLSSFFLGLGTALVYPSFLVAISRLSPAQKRAEYIGIFRLWRDLGYLFGALFSALLWYFFGLMACFYGIAALTFLAALMVQIRMRMI
- a CDS encoding HmuY family protein — its product is MKKFNLLFSALLGASSLFAQTVETVSVGPSYQDATYYRLSDGQTKSLAHGNWQFAFSVFGQQDAAIFVNEGASLGGTAVKLHLSSTTDFATTVDPNTDLVQELSNPEQNWSEGAFNTASNTSAFDYGWGSYQMSNHQIIGDKVFVLELSDGSYKKLMIDSLVSGSYYFRYADLDGSNLVQTQVNKADHSGQTLAYYSIDSASTLQAAELNGGWDLLFSRYGTLIDDGQGGQMAYGVTGVLAHKDLEVAEAAGVNPSQVQVSSYQDSFATEPLTIVGHDWKSYDFSSGWVIPSDLVYFFRTSDQNIWKIQFIDFEGSSTGVSRLQKENLGPLSIFQAPNAAVKGIKLFPQPARQQNIQLLLEPTQNATYEIQIYNTLGQTIWSKQYNLQQGLQQLELPTAQLSGGQYILQIRQGEQTSAQPFLLLD
- a CDS encoding heme/hemin ABC transporter substrate-binding protein, producing MKTIHYSFLFFALFLFSACQNEQAKPTTEQEAPAEETPKRIVSLNGSLTELLYQLDLGQQVVGVDVTSSYPEAAQTLPKLGHVNKLNVEAVLGLQPDYILVDSNALASPAIQQLAQSAEIEVVAVPVPQRLDGALASAKALAQKLSIAQEKITALEEKIKKDQKALTEFLAQQKASPKVLFIYARGSKVIMASGQNTPMAKMIELAGGQNAVNDFEDFKPLTPESVLASQPDILLLFNSGLASLTQAEKSAEEALLSLPALVETPAAKHKRIISMEGHYLSGFGPRAAKAALELAQSLETQMDK